The proteins below come from a single Pichia kudriavzevii chromosome 2, complete sequence genomic window:
- a CDS encoding uncharacterized protein (PKUD0B00420; similar to Saccharomyces cerevisiae YOL138C (RTC1); ancestral locus Anc_3.22) translates to MSNFINNKGENNGGWTQSSTNLNAMASTNMIPSESTSSNIDIMSRFSFGSPSKSSFPSLSFSSYHNSNQQQLGSPLDSTRRPSGNQSRVSHMYNNSLLNSTGSNNTYHLQGINNEYNHSRQTSTSPQIPTAPHFVKPLVPTERMYFQASSEILACDRSWETPNLIAIATPRNLQLLKVSTTDISLETDLVIKQNGRKKISTISDLAFGHQNYGRYLAASTITGSISIYHFDRGTRVKTVLSGHNRAVNTIDFNHINSSLLASGSQDGKIHIWDIKTSSSKPAMTLNCNADAVRCCSFHNKKQNTLAAVFDSGVVEKWDLRKTNTWERRINAHTGPALTVHWHPELDYIVTGGRDKQLQVWNLEGSNDIREPSHVINTTGPISKARWCKGRGNGSIMNTDIAVSYFNDDPNVHIWNLNRKFIPKSIIDGHSAQITQILWRTPKHLISCSKDKTLIQYDVTKEKEFIENIPNGAIAWSPTNTVDFAFVKQTKAQFQGPFNMSANASRAATNELNPVDEADQSNVSVGSSNNSNQNVGNIGINTATNENSGMQLYEMLSKSPGNGNSVGGSSSLQKHKQGLSRQPSYINKAQIPTPKNLPPPAWITPVHVPLLSNDLEKLHFLSTNYLIRVPPSSDITEVCEFNSMVAASVGLFRDSQTWKSIQMAINLDEEVKHSIIAEEKLKNFTFENSNKVPYSRSDSQLGSSFNSASELVGHRRRESKDTSGCSFKESELSMTYGSEPYEFTRGDESAIIDEEDAKNEVQTDTEGREDSGRKLVNGGEDENHTDKGNTSESQSTRSKVGSVREKLDQVNLGTPSLPFPQASRRGSHAAISRYRYSFTGSSIDLDDEKHGSPLSLGGSPILSRSRSRLILQNFNARNIEETIMPHINKVDTRASKISDAKSQLTAIMKEEQNSTLTSTQVASTSKEDGDDASSGQKDRLVVPWNPTDMIKKACEYSSEQGDVLMCATLSLLFERSYPAAFSKMQAEEWIYTYHEYLLRCGYFNNAATILRIACESHESFKKIGQTKTSVRLLCCHCQKPLLNERSREKYKKNLNRQLDSGDADVYRVDFGFWYCDRCRRLQGQCCYCVEPIKGNAVALIGCGHEGHFGCFRTWFLEQGETECPSCGTTCIH, encoded by the coding sequence ATGTCAAACTTTATAAATAACAAGGGGGAGAACAATGGTGGATGGACGCAGTCATCTACAAACTTAAATGCCATGGCCAGTACCAACATGATTCCGAGTGAAAGTACATCCAGCAACATCGATATTATGTCTAGATTCTCCTTTGGATCTCCTTCGAAATCTAGTTTCCCGagtttatcattttcatcgTATCACAATTCTAATCAACAACAGTTAGGAAGTCCCTTAGATTCAACTCGGCGTCCAAGTGGGAACCAATCCAGAGTTTCCCATATGTACAATAATTCTTTGCTCAATTCAACAGGCTCAAACAATACTTACCATTTACAGGGTATAAATAATGAATACAACCATTCCCGACAAACTTCAACATCTCCACAAATACCAACAGCACCGCACTTTGTCAAACCATTGGTACCGACAGAACGGATGTATTTCCAAGCCTCAAGTGAAATTTTAGCTTGTGATAGATCATGGGAAACTCCCAACCTGATAGCTATAGCGACACCAAGGAATCTCCAATTATTGAAAGTGTCAACCACAGATATAAGTTTGGAGACGGATTTAGTGATTAAACAGAATGgtagaaagaaaatcagtACAATCAGCGATTTGGCCTTTGGACACCAGAATTACGGAAGGTACCTTGCAGCATCCACAATAACTGGCTCCATATCTATCTATCATTTTGATAGAGGTACAAGAGTGAAGACAGTATTGAGTGGTCATAACCGTGCTGTCAATACCATAGATTTCAACCATATCAATTCCAGTTTGCTTGCCAGCGGATCACAGGATGGTAAAATACACATTTGGGATATTAAGACAAGTAGCTCAAAACCGGCCATGACTTTGAATTGCAATGCAGATGCAGTTAGATGCTGCAGCTTTCATAATAAGAAGCAAAACACATTAGCTGCTGTTTTTGATTCCGGCGTTGTGGAAAAATGGGATTTAAGAAAGACAAATACTTGGGAGAGAAGGATAAATGCCCACACCGGCCCTGCACTAACAGTGCATTGGCATCCTGAGCTAGACTACATTGTCACCGGTGGTAGAGATAAGCAACTACAGGTATGGAATTTGGAAGGCTCAAACGATATCAGAGAGCCGTCTCATGTGATAAATACTACAGGTCCAATATCAAAGGCGAGATGGTGTAAAGGCAGAGGAAATGGATCGATTATGAACACGGATATTGCCGTATCTtatttcaatgatgatcCAAATGTTCATATCTGGAACCTGAATAGAAAGTTTATCCCGAAATCAATAATAGATGGGCATTCTGCTCAAATCACTCAAATATTATGGAGAACTCCTAAGCATTTGATCAGCTGTTCGAAGGATAAGACCCTTATTCAGTACGATGTTACCAAGGAAAAAGAGTTTATAGAAAACATACCTAATGGGGCAATTGCATGGAGTCCCACTAATACAGTGGACTTTGCCTTTGTTAAACAAACCAAGGCCCAATTCCAAGGGCCATTCAACATGTCTGCCAATGCTTCTAGAGCTGCCACTAATGAGTTGAATCCTGTGGATGAAGCCGACCAATCAAATGTGAGCGTGGGTAGTAGCAACAACTCCAACCAGAATGTAGGTAATATAGGCATAAATACAGCTACAAATGAGAACAGCGGTATGCAGTTATATGAGATGCTAAGCAAATCACCCGGAAATGGGAATTCCGTGGGCGGATCATCCTCTCTGCAGAAACACAAACAAGGTTTATCAAGGCAGCCGTCGTACATAAACAAAGCACAAATTCCCACACCCAAGAATCTACCGCCACCTGCATGGATAACGCCTGTTCATGTCCCACTTTTATCTAACGATCTGGAGAAGCTCCATTTTCTGTCCACCAACTATCTAATCAGAGTACCCCCTAGTTCTGACATAACTGAAGTTTGTGAGTTTAATTCCATGGTGGCGGCATCAGTTGGCCTTTTTCGAGACTCGCAAACCTGGAAGTCAATTCAAATGGCCATTAATTTGGACGAAGAGGTTAAACACAGTATTATTGCCGAGGAGAAGCTGAAAAACTttacttttgaaaatagcaatAAGGTGCCGTACAGTCGTTCAGATAGTCAACTCGGCTCTTCCTTCAATTCTGCCAGCGAATTGGTGGGCCATAGGAGGAGAGAAAGTAAAGATACCAGTGGATGTAGTTTCAAGGAAAGCGAACTATCCATGACGTACGGTAGCGAGCCGTATGAGTTCACAAGGGGAGATGAGAGTGCgattattgatgaagaagatgccAAGAATGAAGTTCAAACGGACACCGAAGGGAGGGAAGACTCTGGTCGGAAGCTTGTAAACGGTGGGGAAGACGAAAACCATACTGATAAAGGTAATACAAGTGAATCACAGTCGACGAGAAGTAAGGTAGGTAGTGTCCGTGAGAAACTTGACCAAGTAAATCTTGGGACACCCAGCTTACCATTTCCCCAAGCGAGCCGACGTGGCTCGCATGCGGCGATTAGCAGATACAGATATTCATTTACAGGGTCTTCGATTGATCTGGATGACGAGAAACATGGTTCACCGTTGTCTCTTGGGGGATCTCCCATATTGAGTAGATCTAGGTCCAGGTTAATCCTGCAGAACTTCAACGCACGCAATATTGAGGAAACCATTATGCCACACATTAACAAAGTCGATACAAGGGCAAGCAAGATTTCCGATGCCAAAAGTCAACTAACGGCCATCATGAAGGAAGAGCAAAACTCGACTCTTACCTCAACGCAGGTGGCCTCTACTAGCAAAGAAGATGGCGATGACGCTAGCAGCGGCCAGAAGGACCGATTGGTTGTTCCTTGGAACCCAACGGACATGATCAAGAAGGCCTGTGAGTATAGTTCAGAGCAGGGCGATGTCTTGATGTGTGCCACCTTGTCATTGCTATTTGAGAGAAGCTATCCGGCagcattttccaaaatgCAAGCTGAAGAGTGGATTTACACTTACCACGAGTATCTTCTAAGATGCGGATACTTCAACAATGCTGCCACAATTCTCAGGATTGCATGTGAGAGCCACGAGAGTTTCAAGAAGATCGGACAGACGAAAACCTCCGTAAGACTGTTATGTTGTCATTGCCAGAAGCCGCTTTTAAACGAGAGGAGCagagaaaaatacaaaaagaACCTAAACAGGCAATTAGACAGCGGCGACGCCGATGTGTACAGGGTCGACTTTGGGTTTTGGTACTGCGATCGATGTCGCCGATTACAAGGACAGTGTTGTTACTGTGTCGAACCAATCAAGGGGAATGCCGTTGCTCTGATTGGATGCGGCCACGAGGGCCATTTTGGGTGTTTCCGGACATGGTTTCTTGAACAGGGAGAGACAGAGTGTCCCTCCTGTGGCACAACTTGTATACACTAA
- a CDS encoding uncharacterized protein (PKUD0B00430; similar to Saccharomyces cerevisiae YIR008C (PRI1); ancestral locus Anc_7.171), with translation MSEENAKTIKMYKPTEADMKHYYENFLPFPSIFTWLNHSKVPNNDFTHREFAFEHQNGAYQRYNSFQDAAEFKKKVVKYNPTRFEIGAVYPVEPKDRKTVAKNMMKPLSKEMVLDIDLTDYDEIRTCCKGTSICDKCWKFITLAIKVVDVAIREDFGIENRIWVFSGRRGVHCWMSDSKIRFLKENGRRAFIEYLDILNVKGKSKKGIFGLKKPYHPHIERSLDILKDHFVDIILEEQGSWDSIESGRELALSIPDIKLRNVLLQKWKDNNISSTDKWVDIGDLYKELGINSFDLVDWRKEMILQMLYPRLDVEVSRQMNHLLKSPFCVHPGTGNVCVVFDPNEREFNPFTDAPNLQQIFSADEFEWKNTPLKDSILLFRNYVDKLLKCEGPTKRENDELDF, from the coding sequence atgtctgaagaaaatgcaaaaacGATAAAGATGTACAAACCGACGGAAGCGGATATGAAACACTACTATGAAAATTTTCTTCCctttccttcaattttcaCTTGGTTGAATCATTCTAAGGTTCCGAATAATGATTTCACACATCGGGAATTTGCATTTGAGCATCAAAATGGAGCTTACCAACGTTATAACTCTTTTCAGGATGCTGCAGAATTTAAAAAGAAGGTTGTCAAGTATAACCCAACTCGTTTTGAAATCGGTGCAGTGTATCCTGTCGAACCAAAAGATCGTAAAACTGTTGCGAAAAACATGATGAAGCCTTTATCGAAGGAAATGGTTTTGGATATTGACTTGACTGattatgatgaaattaGAACTTGCTGTAAAGGTACCTCGATTTGTGATAAATGTTGGAAATTCATAACCTTGGCCATTAAGGTTGTAGACGTTGCAATTAGGgaagattttggaattgaaaacagaatttGGGTTTTCTCTGGTAGAAGAGGTGTCCATTGTTGGATGAGCGACTCAAAAATCAGATTTTTAAAGGAAAACGGAAGAAGAGCAtttattgaatatttggatattctgAATGTCAAGGGTAAAAGTAAAAAGGGGATATTTGGACTTAAAAAACCTTACCATCCGCACATTGAAAGATCcttggatattttgaaagatcattttgttgatattatcCTAGAGGAGCAGGGCTCTTGGGATTCTATAGAATCTGGCAGAGAGTTAGCTCTGTCAATTCCGGATATTAAATTGAGAAATGTATTACTTCAGAAGTGGAAAGATAACAACATATCCAGTACAGACAAATGGGTCGATATTGGCGATCTATATAAAGAGCTAGGaataaattcatttgatttaGTCGACTGGAGAAAGGAAATGATTTTGCAAATGTTATATCCAAGATTAGATGTGGAAGTCTCCAGACAGATGAACCATTTGCTAAAATCACCATTTTGCGTGCATCCAGGTACAGGTAATGTTTGTGTTGTATTTGATCCGAATGAAAGAGAATTCAATCCGTTTACGGATGCCCCAAATCTACAACAAATTTTTTCTGCTGACGAATTTGAGTGGAAAAATACACCTTTGAAGGATAGTATATTACTTTTTAGAAACTATGTTGACAAACTCTTGAAATGTGAAGGTCCAACgaagagagaaaatgaCGAGCTGGACTTCTAG
- a CDS encoding uncharacterized protein (PKUD0B00440; Pfam Domains: ADH_N(1.3e-31)|ADH_zinc_N(3.6e-22)), with product MCNEIKEIRAIGVQDYSDWLNPKEFAYVPQQLRPYDIDIQVKACGICGSDIHAANGDWGEPYAPLAVGHEIVGIVVNAGPSARFKVGDRVGVGAQCDSCHECNRCIKGHQNNCHNVVGTYLSSYPSGKPTQGGYASHVRVNSEFAFKIPENLSSVDAAPLLCGGITGFKPLLSAGVKPGSKVGVNGIGGIGHMSILFAKALGAEVTAISRSYAKRDLAFKLGADNYISTDDKESIRKNVDSLDLIVNTGSSFSEGSIQEILSLLTVGGNMTFITAPPSDERLVLNSAVFLANNISIGGSTIGSPKEIEYMLKVASENQIKPWIETLDISEENVQRAWRRMIEGDVRFRFVLTNYDNYFKV from the coding sequence ATGTGCAATGAGATAAAGGAAATCAGAGCTATAGGTGTCCAGGACTACAGCGACTGGTTGAACCCGAAGGAATTTGCATACGTACCCCAACAGCTAAGACCTTATGATATAGATATCCAAGTCAAAGCTTGTGGTATTTGTGGTTCGGATATACATGCTGCCAATGGTGATTGGGGTGAACCGTATGCCCCACTTGCCGTTGGCCatgaaattgttggtaTTGTCGTTAATGCAGGTCCAAGTGCTAGATTTAAGGTAGGTGATAGAGTTGGAGTTGGTGCACAATGTGATTCTTGCCATGAATGCAATAGATGTATAAAAGGCCACCAAAACAATTGTCACAATGTTGTTGGTACTTATTTAAGTTCTTACCCTTCTGGTAAACCCACTCAAGGTGGATATGCTTCTCATGTCAGGGTCAACTCCGAGTTTGCATTCAAGATTCCAGAAAATTTATCCTCTGTAGACGCCGCTCCACTTCTATGTGGTGGTATAACTGGATTCAAACCCCTACTTTCTGCAGGTGTAAAACCAGGAAGCAAAGTAGGTGTAAATGGAATTGGAGGCATTGGGCATATGTCTATTTTATTTGCAAAGGCATTGGGCGCTGAGGTTACGGCCATTTCTAGAAGCTACGCAAAAAGAGATCTTGCTTTCAAATTAGGTGCCGATAATTATATCTCGACCGACGATAAGGAGTCAATCAGGAAAAATGTCGATTCTTTGGATCTAATTGTTAATACTGGCTCCTCCTTTTCAGAAGGTTCgattcaagaaattctATCTTTATTAACCGTTGGAGGCAACATGACATTCATTACTGCTCCACCAAGCGACGAAAGACTGGTTCTAAATTCAGCAGTATTTCTTGCTAATAATATTTCTATTGGAGGCTCGACAATTGGTTCaccaaaagaaattgagtACATGTTGAAGGTTGCTTCCGAGAATCAGATTAAGCCATGGATTGAAACACTCGATATTTCAGAGGAAAACGTTCAGAGAGCTTGGAGAAGAATGATCGAGGGAGACGTGAGATTTAGATTTGTTTTAACCAATTATGACAACTATTTTAAAGTATAG
- a CDS encoding uncharacterized protein (PKUD0B00450; Pfam Domains: TauD(1.7e-106)) encodes MKRKDLHLYSQYKHLQGLQHKPTMATFQRLDHDAAIHFDKDASTETKDYLTISEDRLKELKYPEWAPTWEKKHDHQFDHIPVFKHIDRGFYGDSEFKSLKDADGVTFKHVSPKLGLEVDGIQLSDLSDKQKDDLALLVETYGVVAFRNQDFKNQSFEEIKDWGRYFGPLHIHPTSGAPLNQPEFHLTFTKGSISEQKKLFKTKLNNISWHSDVAYENQPPGITAFAMLQSGPSGGDTQFLDMFEIYDRLSPLMKSILDGLRALNTSRDQANDAIASGSIQRKNPIDSIHPVVRYHPVLKRKCLFVNRGFTRQILGLKTEESDYLLSFLFDHIQSCLDAHVRLSWDENTVVVWDNRRVLHTRTTDWDTDEIRHAFRVTTVAERPVSTKEEYESWTPELEKSNININDFVISLGPEEYYEKFYT; translated from the coding sequence ATGAAACGTAAAGACCTACACTTGTATAGTCAATATAAACATTTGCAAGGATTGCAACACAAACCCACAATGGCAACTTTCCAAAGACTAGATCACGACGCAGCAATCCATTTTGATAAGGATGCAAGCACTGAAACCAAAGATTATCTGACCATCTCAGAGGACCGCCTCAAGGAATTGAAGTACCCGGAGTGGGCTCCAACCTGGGAGAAAAAGCACGATCACCAGTTTGACCATATTCCCGTGTTCAAGCATATTGACAGAGGCTTTTACGGTGATTCTGAGTTCAAGTCCCTTAAGGATGCAGATGGAGTTACTTTCAAGCATGTTTCTCCAAAACTAGGCTTGGAAGTCGATGGTATTCAGTTGAGCGATTTGTCGGATAAGCAAAAGGATGACTTGGCCCTATTGGTTGAGACCTACGGTGTTGTTGCCTTCAGAAACCAAGATTTCAAGAACCAATCTTTTGAAGAGATCAAGGACTGGGGTAGATACTTTGGCCCACTCCATATCCACCCAACATCGGGTGCTCCGCTTAACCAACCAGAATTTCATTTGACGTTCACCAAAGGCAGTATTTCTGAGCAAAAGAAGTtgttcaaaacaaaactaaATAATATCAGCTGGCATTCAGATGTTGCTTATGAAAACCAACCACCTGGAATTACGGCTTTTGCTATGTTACAATCTGGTCCTTCTGGAGGTGACACCCAATTCTTGGATATGTTTGAAATATACGATAGGTTATCACCATTAATGAAGTCCATTCTTGATGGACTGAGGGCACTAAACACGTCCAGAGATCAAGCAAACGATGCTATTGCGTCTGGTAGTATACAGAGGAAAAATCCAATTGATTCCATACACCCTGTTGTCAGGTATCACCCggttttgaaaagaaaatgctTGTTTGTTAATAGGGGGTTCACTAGACAAATTTTGGGATtaaaaacagaagaaagCGACTACTTACTATCTTTTCTATTTGATCATATTCAATCATGTTTGGATGCTCATGTTAGGCTTTCGTGGGATGAAAATACCGTGGTTGTCTGGGATAACAGAAGAGTCTTACATACACGTACAACTGACTGGGATACAGATGAAATCAGACATGCCTTTAGGGTAACCACTGTAGCTGAAAGACCTGTTAGTACAAAGGAAGAATACGAAAGCTGGACTCCTGAACTCGAGAAGTCGAATATTaatatcaatgattttgttattaGTCTCGGACCAGAAGAGTATTATGAGAAGTTCTATACCTAA
- a CDS encoding uncharacterized protein (PKUD0B00460; similar to Saccharomyces cerevisiae YLL057C (JLP1)): protein MATFQRLEYDAAIHFDKDASTETKDYLTISEDRLKELKYPEWAPTWEKKHDHQFDHIPVFKHIDRGFYGDSEFKSLKDADGVTFKHVSPKLGLEVDGIQLSDLSDKQKDDLALLVETYGVVAFRNQDFKNQSFEEIKNWGRYFGPLHIHPTSGAPLNQPEFHLTFTKGGVDEYKKLFKNKLHNIGWHSDVTYENQPPGITAFAMLQSGPSGGDTQFLDMFEIYDRLSPLMKSKLDGLKTLHTSKDQAINATNSGGIERKNPIDSIHPLVRYHPVLKRKCLFVNRGFSRKILGLKTEESDALLSFLLNHIEACLDAHIRLSWDENTVVVWDNRRLLHTATVDWDSDEIRHAFRVTTVAERPVGSEEEYESWTPELEEKNIKLTNYIASLDPEEYYEKFK, encoded by the coding sequence ATGGCAACTTTCCAAAGATTAGAATACGACGCAGCAATCCATTTTGATAAGGATGCAAGCACTGAAACCAAAGATTATCTGACCATCTCAGAGGACCGCCTCAAGGAATTGAAGTACCCGGAGTGGGCTCCAACCTGGGAGAAAAAGCACGATCACCAGTTTGACCATATTCCCGTGTTCAAGCATATTGACAGAGGCTTTTACGGTGATTCTGAGTTCAAGTCCCTTAAGGATGCAGATGGAGTTACTTTCAAGCATGTTTCTCCAAAACTAGGCTTGGAAGTCGATGGTATTCAGTTGAGCGATTTGTCGGATAAGCAAAAGGATGACTTGGCCCTATTGGTTGAGACCTACGGTGTTGTTGCCTTCAGAAACCAAGATTTCAAGAACCAATCTTTTGAAGAGATCAAGAACTGGGGTAGATACTTTGGCCCACTCCATATCCACCCAACATCGGGTGCTCCGCTTAACCAACCAGAATTTCATTTGACGTTCACCAAAGGTGGGGTTGACGAATATAAAAAGCTCTTCAAAAATAAGTTGCATAATATCGGCTGGCATTCAGATGTGACTTATGAAAACCAACCACCTGGAATTACTGCTTTCGCTATGTTACAATCTGGTCCTTCTGGAGGTGACACTCAATTCTTGGATATGTTTGAAATATACGATAGATTATCGCCATTAATGAAGTCCAAACTAGATGGGCTAAAAACTTTGCATACATCAAAAGACCAGGCGATTAATGCAACCAATTCTGGtggaattgaaagaaaaaaccCTATTGACTCCATCCATCCTTTAGTTAGGTATCATCCAGtcttgaaaaggaaatgtttgtttgttaATAGAGGGTTTTCGAGAAAAATTCTAGGACTAAAGACAGAAGAAAGTGATGCTTTGCTTTCCTTCTTGCTTAACCATATCGAAGCATGTTTGGATGCACATATTAGGTTGTCATGGGATGAAAATACAGTTGTTGTTTGGGATAACAGGAGATTACTACACACCGCTACTGTTGATTGGGACAGTGATGAGATTAGACACGCCTTTAGAGTTACCACTGTTGCTGAAAGACCCGTTGGTAGCGAGGAAGAATACGAAAGCTGGACTCCGGAACtagaggaaaaaaacatcaagCTCACAAATTATATTGCAAGTCTGGATCCAGAAGAGTACTAcgagaaattcaaataa
- a CDS encoding uncharacterized protein (PKUD0B00470; similar to Saccharomyces cerevisiae YNL318C (HXT14); ancestral locus Anc_3.23) produces the protein MVNGISQVSIHSSESFTEFNDINKNGDIKSYDESVISESDEAEESINNPFLNANFREKYVQLYEETQYECRSRLDHTFKWTKQEQRRITWKLDFIVTAMACLFFASLNMDRSNLAQAVSDNMLKDLHMTTDNYNTGNTIFYICFLCAELPSQLVSKRLGADVWIPIQMTLWSIITICQFKLDGKHSFYACRALLGLCEGGFIPDLVLWLSYFYTSAELSIRLSFFWTAMYVTTIINYLIAYGILHMRGIHGHAGWQWLFLIEGLLTLGIGISAFFLMVPSPVQTKKPWNPRGWFTEREEKIVVNKVLRDDPTKGDMHNRQGLDFKMLFQAISDWHLWPMYFIGIVAYIPEGTVGSYMTLLLRDMGFSTFHTNLLCIPYNVLKIITLLSTTWVSERVNNIFGVALIQPLWSVVCFGVLRFWGGNYYEKWQTYALLTVLLSVPYIHAMMVSATSRNSKSIKTRTVSASLYNMFVQAGSIISSNVYRTNDKPLYHKGNSVLFAFALLMIPTLLATKYFYHYLNIKREKIWNAMSDEERDEYIATTTDKGSNRLDFRYAH, from the coding sequence ATGGTCAACGGAATATCACAAGTATCCATTCACTCGAGTGAGAGTTTCACagaattcaatgatatcAACAAGAATGGTGACATTAAAAGTTATGATGAATCGGTGATATCTGAATCTGATGAAGCGGAAGAGTCTATAAATAATCCTTTCCTGAATGCCAATTTCAGAGAAAAATATGTGCAATTGTATGAAGAGACGCAATATGAGTGTCGGTCAAGACTTGACCATACTTTCAAGTGGACCAAGCAGGAACAGAGAAGAATTACGTGGAAATTGGACTTCATTGTCACTGCCATGGCATgccttttctttgcttcctTGAATATGGATAGAAGCAATTTGGCCCAGGCTGTTTCGGACAATATGTTGAAAGATCTACACATGACTACAGACAACTATAATACGGGAAACACCATTTTCTATATCTGCTTTCTATGTGCCGAATTGCCCTCCCAGTTGGTTTCCAAAAGATTGGGTGCAGATGTTTGGATTCCGATTCAAATGACCCTATGGTCAATCATTACCATTTGTCAGTTTAAACTTGATGGTAAGCACAGCTTCTATGCATGCAGAGCCTTGTTAGGGTTATGTGAAGGTGGGTTCATTCCAGATTTAGTCTTGTGGTTATCGTATTTCTACACTTCTGCCGAACTATCGATTAGactttctttcttttggaCAGCCATGTATGTCACAACCATTATTAACTATCTAATTGCTTACGGAATTTTACATATGAGGGGAATACACGGACATGCAGGTTGGCAGTGGTTATTCTTGATTGAAGGTTTGTTGACACTTGGGATTGGTATTTCTGCCTTCTTTTTGATGGTTCCTTCTCCagttcaaacaaaaaaaccTTGGAATCCAAGAGGTTGGTTCACAGAgagggaagaaaaaattgttgTTAATAAAGTGCTTAGAGACGATCCTACCAAGGGCGATATGCATAATAGGCAAGGTTTGGACTTTAAAATGTTGTTTCAGGCTATAAGTGATTGGCATTTGTGGCCAATGTACTTTATCGGAATTGTTGCGTATATTCCTGAAGGTACAGTGGGAAGTTATATGACGTTGTTACTTAGGGACATGGGATTTAGCACTTTCCACACTAACTTGCTTTGTATTCCTTACAATGTCTTGAAAATTATTACGTTATTGTCAACAACGTGGGTCAGTGAACGAGttaataatatttttggtGTTGCCCTCATTCAACCATTATGGTCTGTAGTTTGTTTCGGTGTTTTGAGATTCTGGGGTGGAAACTACTACGAAAAGTGGCAAACTTATGCACTTTTGACTGTGCTCTTAAGTGTTCCCTACATTCATGCAATGATGGTGTCTGCAACTTCCAGGAATTCTAAAAGTATTAAAACTAGGACAGTTAGTGCCTCGCTTTACAATATGTTTGTTCAGGCCGGCTCcattatttcttcaaatgtcTACCGGACCAATGATAAGCCTCTATATCATAAAGGTAATTCAGTTTTATTTGCGTTTGCATTATTAATGATACCTACCTTACTTGCAACCAAATACTTTTACCACTACCTAAACATTAAGAGGGAGAAAATTTGGAATGCAATGTCTGATGAGGAACGGGACGAGTATATTGCAACCACAACCGATAAGGGATCAAATAGATTAGACTTTAGATATGCCCATTGA